A stretch of the Acyrthosiphon pisum isolate AL4f chromosome A2, pea_aphid_22Mar2018_4r6ur, whole genome shotgun sequence genome encodes the following:
- the LOC100570461 gene encoding uncharacterized protein LOC100570461, producing MNVYLSKKTLKITELKGNFTFLIPFDDTITYEFTASIWGSTGGWIPNSNFYKGKNACSSLKFILGNAWNSVIKDFNIPTSKCPIPAGTYITSGMDIKKLIDGNFSKLGYYGRFKAEAKARNSENKVLSCIIAELDLIRPWEKPID from the exons ATGaatgtttatttaagtaaaaagacATTAAAAATTACAGAGTTGAAAgggaattttacatttttgattccTTTTGACGATACTATAACa tatgAATTTACCGCTTCAATTTGGGGCTCAACAGGTGGTTGGAtaccaaattcaaatttttacaaaggCAAAAATGCATGTAGTTCATTGAAATTTATACTAGGAAATGCATGGAATTCAGTAATTAAAGATTTTAACATTCCCACCTCTAAGTGTCCAATACCAGCG ggcACATATATTACATCAGGaatggatataaaaaaattaatagatggCAACTTTTCCAAACTGGGATATTATGGAAGATTTAAAGCAGAGGCAAAGGCGAGAAATTCAGAAAATAAAGTACTTAGCTGCATAATAGCTGAGTTGGATCTTATACGACCGTGGGAAAAACCAATTGATtaa
- the LOC100569910 gene encoding rho GDP-dissociation inhibitor 2-like produces the protein MSDGDVIKDSVDKLAIHDDDEIDSNYKPPPEKTIEELLNADKEDASLQKYKEKLLGDANSGKIIFDEDNPNKVIVKKLALCVTDRPDMELDLSGDLTNLKKQVFIIKEGISYKIRIDFIVQREIVHGLKYVQKTYRLGVPGNIFKYT, from the exons ATGTCCGACGGGGACGTGATCAAAGACAGCGTGGATAAGTTGGCGATTCACGATGACGACGAAATCGATTCCAACTACAAACCGCCGCCGGAAAAAACTATTGAAGAGCTCTTAAATGCTGACAAAGAAGACGCGAGCTTGCAAAAATACAAGGAAAAATTGCTTGGCGATGCTAACAGtgggaaaataatttttg atgaAGATAATCCAAATAAAGTGATTGTCAAGAAATTAGCATTATGTGTTACTGATAGACCAGACATGGAACTTGATTTGTCAGGcgatttaacaaatttaaaaaaacag gtGTTCATTATAAAAGAAGGAATATCATATAAGATTAGAATAGACTTTATAGTACAACGAGAAATTGTTCATGGTCTCAAATATGTTCAAAAGACTTATCGTCTTGGTGTAccaggtaatatttttaaatacacttaa